A stretch of Coturnix japonica isolate 7356 chromosome 11, Coturnix japonica 2.1, whole genome shotgun sequence DNA encodes these proteins:
- the NETO2 gene encoding neuropilin and tolloid-like protein 2, whose protein sequence is MALRKVCSVLEVLLVTILVVEGIAVAQKTQGGQNIGLNRIPPTQCDNWVRTSNGGHFASPNYPNMYPPNQECIYILEAAPRQRIELTFDEPYYIEPSFECRFDHLEVRDGPFGFSPLIDRYCGLKSPALIRSTGRFMWIKFISDEELEGKGFQAKYSFIPDPDFTYLGGILNPIPDCQFELSGADGIVRSSQVEQEEKTKPGQAVDCIWTIKATPNAKIYLRFLDYQMEHSNECKRNFVAVYDGSSSIENLKAKFCSTVANDVMLQTGIGVVRMWADEGSRLSRFRMLFTSFVDPPCSGNTYFCHSNMCINNSLVCNGIQNCAYPWDENHCREKKKSGLFEQITRTHGTIIGITSGIVLVLLIISILVQVKQPRKKVMACKTAFNKTGFQEVFDPPHYELFSLRDKEISADLADLSEELENYQKMRRSSTASRCIHDHHCGSQASNIKQSRTNLSSMELPFRNDFAQPQPMKTFNSTFKKSSYTFKQAHDCPEQVIEDRVMEEIPCEIYVRGREDTAQGSLSIDF, encoded by the exons TGTTGCTAGTAACAATCCTTGTTGTGGAAGGGATTGCTGTTGCACAGAAGACACAAG gtGGGCAAAATATTGGATTGAATCGCATTCCTCCTACCCAGTGTGATAACTGGGTACGGACAAGTAATGGAGGACACTTTGCTTCCCCGAACTACCCTAACATGTACCCACCAAATCAAGAGTGCATCTACATCTTGGAAG CTGCTCCAAGGCAAAGAATTGAGTTGACCTTTGATGAACCTTATTACATTGAACCCTCATTTGAATGTCGGTTTGATCATCTGGAGGTTCGAGATGGACCTTTTGGCTTCTCCCCACTCATCGATCGTTACTGTGGTCTGAAAAGTCCTGCACTAATTAGATCAACGGGGAGATTTATGTGGATCAAGTTTATTTCTGATGAGGAACTGGAAGGAAAGGGATTTCAAGCAAAGTACTCATTTATACCAG ATCCTGACTTCACTTACCTAGGAGGTATTTTAAATCCCATTCCAG ACTGCCAATTTGAGCTCTCAGGAGCTGATGGAATAGTACGTTCCAGTCAAgtagaacaagaagaaaaaacaaaaccaggacaAGCAGTTGATTGCATATGGACAATTAAAGCTACTCCAAATGCTAAG atCTATTTACGATTTCTGGACTATCAAATGGAGCATTCCAATGAATGCAAAAGAAACTTTGTTGCTGTATATGATGGAAGTAGTTCTATTGAAAACCTGAAGGCAAAGTTTTGCAGCACTGTAGCAAACGATGTCATGCTGCAGACTGGAATCGGTGTGGTGCGAATGTGGGCGGACGAAGGCAGCAGACTAAGCAGATTCAGGATGCTCTTCACTTCATTTGTGGATC ctccctgctcaggCAACACTTACTTCTGCCATAGCAACATGTGCATCAATAATTCTTTAGTCTGCAATGGCATTCAAAACTGTGCATACCCCTGGGATGAAAATCACTGCAGAG aaaaaaagaaatctggatTGTTTGAACAAATCACCAGAACACATGGAACAATCATTGGCATAACATCAGGGATAGTTTTAGTTCTTCTTATCATTTCAATTCTAGTACAAGTAAAACAACCTCGCAAAAAGGTTATGGCATGCAAGACTGCTTTCAACAAAACTGGCTTCCAGGAAGTATTTGATCCTCCGCATTATGAACTTTTTTCACTGCGGGACAAAGAAATTTCTGCAGATTTGGCAGATTTATCAGAAGAACTTGAAAACTATCAGAAAATGAGACGCTCTTCAACAGCTTCCAGATGCATTCACGACCACCACTGTGGCTCTCAGGCCTCcaatataaaacaaagcaggacaAACCTCAGCTCCATGGAACTTCCCTTCCGCAACGATTTTGCACAACCTCAgccaatgaaaacatttaatagCACATTCAAAAAAAGTAGTTACACTTTCAAACAAGCACATGACTGCCCTGAGCAAGTCATAGAAGACAGAGTGATGGAGGAGATTCCATGCGAGATCTATGTTAGAGGAAGAGAAGATACGGCACAAGGTTCATTATCTATTGACTTTTAA